The Actinomycetota bacterium DNA window TTGGCCCGTGTCATGCCCACGTAGCACAGCCGGCGCTCTTCGTCGAGGTTCTGTTCCTCCATCGAGCGCGAGTGGGGGAAGACACCTTCTTCGGCGCCGATGATGAACACCACCGGAAACTCGAGCCCTTTGGCGTTGTGCAGCGTCATCAGGGTGATGGCCTGCTCGGCCTCCGCCAGTTTATCGATGTCGGTATAGAGCGAGATCTCCTGCAGGAACTCCCGCAGCGTCCCTTCGCTATGGATGTTGTCGTATTCTTCCGCCACACCCACGAACTCCTGCAGGTTTTCGATCCGGCCTTCGGCCTCGACGGTACGCTCGGCCGAGAGGGCTTCGAGGTACCCTGAACCGGTGAGCACTTCCTCCAGGGTCTCCGCCACAGGTGAGTTCGCGGCGGTCCCGGCCAGCTCGGCCATTTGGGCGCTGAAATTCCCGAGCGCGTTGACGGCAGCCGGGCGCAGATCGGCGATGTCGCCTGCCCTGGCGGCCGCCTCCAGCATCGAGACGCCCTCGACCTCGGCGAAGCGCGCCAGGGCGGCCACCGAAGCCGCGCCGATGCCACGCTTGGGCGAGTTGACGATACGGGAAAAGCTGACTGAATCTCTGGGATTGTCCAGCACCAGCATATAGGCTAGCGCGTCCTTGATCTCGGCGCGCTCGTAGAACTTTGTGCCGCCGACGATGCGGTACGGGATTCCATAACGTATAAGCAGGTCCTCGAGCACCCTCGACTGGGCGTTGACCCGGTAGAAGACGGCGATATCGCCGTGCCGGATGTCCTCTTTCTGCTCCAGCCGCGAGATCTCGCCGGCGACATAACGGGCTTCGCCGTGCTCGTCTTCCACCTCGGTCACCTTCACCGGCTCGCCCTGGCCCAGGTCGGTCCAGAGGTCCTTGCTCATGCGCTCGCCGTTGTTGCTGATGACCTCGTTGGCGGCGCTTAAGATCGACTGTGTGGAGCGGTAGTTCTGCTCGAGCTTGATGACGGTAGCTTCCGGGTAATCCTGCTTGAAGTCAAGGATGTTGCGCACGTCGGCGCCCCGCCAGGAATAGATGCTCTGATCGTCGTCGCCGACGACGCAGATATTGCGGTGTTCGCGGCCGAGCAGGTTGACCAGCATGTACTGGGCGTGATTGGTGTCCTGGTATTCGTCGACCAGGATGTGTCTGAAGCTCCGCTGGTAATGATCGAGGCGTTCGGGAAAACGGACAAAAAGGTCAACGGTGCGCATGAGCAGATCGTCGAAATCCATGGCGTTGTTGGCAAAGAGTTTCTTTTGATAGAGCGTGTAGACGCTGGAAACGGTGTCGTCGAAGAAATTATCGATCGTCTCGCCAAAGGCCTCGGCGTCGAGCAGGCGGTTCTTGGCTGAAGAGATGACCGCGTGGATCCCTTTTGCAGGAAACCGCTTGGGATCGAGCCCCAGCTCCTTCAGGCACTGCTTGACGACACGCACCTGGTCGCCGGCGTCATAGATGGTGAAATTGCGCCGGTATCCGAGCTGCTGGGCTTCCTTCCTGAGGATGCGGGCGCAGGCGGCGTGGAAAGTGCTGACCCACATCGTGCGCGCGATCGGCCCCAGCAGTGATTCGACTCGCTCCTTCATCTCGCTGGCCGCCTTGTTGGTGAAGGTGATGGCCAGCACCTCGTTCGGTTTGACCCCCTGCGCGGCGATAAGGAAGGCGACCCTGTGCGTGAGCACGCGGGTCTTGCCTGAGCCAGCGCCCGCCAGCACCAGCAACGGCCCACCAGGACAGACGACAGCCTGCCGCTGGGGCTCGTTTAAGTCAGATAAAAGTTGATCGAGAGATGGTTTTGCCATTTACTTATTCAGTTCGTGGTTCAGGAGGTGGTGCCCAGCAAATAGCCGACGATGCCGATGACGATACCCGCCGTCACCATCTTCAGGCCCGAGAAAATGATCCGCTCGCGGGAGATCGACCCGAGAAACACGCCAAGCCCGAACAGCTCCGCGAAGACCAGCGCGAACGAAATGTAGAAAGCGTCCTCGATCGCCAGCGAGCTTCCCAGGAAGAATGGCGACACGGCGATCACAGCGGCGGCGAAGGGGGAAAAGCCGTCGACCAGGGCCACGAAAATACTGGCATAGACCGACGCATGGCCGATATCGGTGTCCTTGAGATCGGTAAGCGTCGACTCCTCGAGCTCCGCCAGCGACCGGCTGCGCTCAGCCCGCTCGATCATGTATGTGCCGTAGAAACCGGAAACGCCCATGGCGAACGACGCCGCCATGCCCAGGGTCACGATGGCTCCGGCGTCCCGCACGTGGCCGAAGAACCCGCCGACCAGGACACCGAGTATGGTCAGCACGCCATCGAATGCGTTCATGGCAAAGTAGCGCCGCGCGATCTCGCCAACATGCGAGATGCGATGGTACCTGCGGAGGGTGCGGATACTGGGAATCTTCAAGGAGCGGGGAGGGCCCCCTTGCTCACCTCATCCAGCGCGCTGTGATATCCTGCGGGGTGTTGGCCTCCTCGATGAGCTCCTTGCCTGTCGAGACCTTGTCGATACTGTGGATGCTGCCCCCGCTTTCCTGGATCACTGCGGCTACTTCATCAAAATTGATATAAGGCCCTTCCAGGGTGATCTTGATGTTCTCGACCTTGTTATCGATCTCGTTGAGGACCAGGTCGGTTCCTTCGACCCCTTCCAGATCACCAAGCTTGACCGCCAGGTCAAGGATGGTAGGCTGATGGGGTTTCAATACGTCAAGTACAAGCCTGCGCACTTTACTCAAGTCTGCTCACTCTCCATTGCTCGCTTTATTAAAAGTTCCGGACTTCCCGGAAATAATATCATCTAGATTCCCGAACCGCGGTAATAATCAAACACGCGATCGAGCTCACGCTCGCCTTCTTCCTGCGCTTTTTCAATTTCTTCCCGCTTTTCCGGAAAAGCCGACTTGAATTCATTCTCCAGCTCGACCAGCCGGCGTACCAGTGATTGCATGGCGTCGGCCACGGGATCTGGCAGATGGGTCCAGTCGACGTCTGCGGCGCCTACCTTGCGGCCGCGTTCACGCACCGGCCTGCCCGGATTGCCGACCACGGTCGAATCGGGGGGCACGTCGTGGATGACGATGCTGCCGGCGCCGATCTTGGCGTTCTCACCGACAGTGACCGATCCCAGCACCTTGGCGCCGGCGCCCACGGTCACGTTGTCCATGAGCGTTGGGTGGCGCTTGCCGGTCTCTTTGCCGGTCCCTCCCAGGGTCACGCCCTGGTAAAGGGTGACGTTCTCGCCGACTTCGGTCGTCTCACCGATGACCACCCCCGAGCCGTGGTCGATGAAGAATCCCTCGCCGATCTGCGCAGCCGGGTGAATCTCGACCCCGGTTACAAAGCGGCTGAATTGGGAAACAATCCTTGGCACGACCGGAAGCCGCTGCTCGTACATGAAATGGGCCATCCGGTGCAGCAATATCGCATGCAATCCCGAATAGCAGGTAAGGGTCTCGATGAGATTGGCGGCGGCGGGGTCGCGCTCCTGGATTGCGGAGACGTCGCGCCTGATCACTCCCAGCGTGCGGTTAAGCTCGCCGGTCCGGTTCAGCCAGAAGTATCCGCTGCCTCCGGCAGCGGCAAGAAACAGTAGCCCGGTTTTTTTTACTATGCCCATAGGATATTATCTACTCGCCTGATGTTAATATTAACAGAAGCCCTGCAGGGCAGTCAGGTTTCTATCGTCAAGGAGGCCGCATCCATGAAAACCCAGCGCCTTGAGCTGACGTTTCCCGAAAAGCTGATAAAAAAACCGATCATATACGAGCTGGTTCGGGATTTTAATGTCATCCCCAACATACGGCGCGCCAATGTCGATGAGAATTTCGGCTGGATGGTGCTCGAGCTGAGTGGTGATGACGAAAGGCTCGAAAAGGCCTTCAAGCATCTGCAGGACATCGGCGTCGAAGTCGAGTACCTGGAATCATTCGTGGAATAGCGGAGTCGGGGTTTGGCCGTTCAGGCCCTGGATGAGTCCCTCGCCGCCTGCCCGTTTCTGCCGACGGAGACGTGGCACAGGGGGCTGTCGCTCGTCTCGAAAGACCGGTGGGTTGTTGAGGGTCGTGCATGCCCCTATATGCTCGGATTCAGGTGGAAGCAAACATCGGGTGAAAAGTGACCAGTGTAACCGGTCTACTGGCAGGGGCAAACCAGCTCTCTAACGGATCGCTTCGTTCATGCTGCCGCTTCTAAAACCCTCGAGATCGACAGTGACGTATTTATAGCCAAGCGCCTTGAGGGCGGTGACGACCTCATCGCGCCGCGGCTGCGAGGCCAGACCGGGCAGATCGGTCGTAGCGGCTTCGATGCGGGCGGTATCTCCATGGTCCCTGACCCTGAACTGGCTCAGGCCCAGACTTCGCAGGAATTCCTCTGCCTGCTCGACCCGCCGCAGCCCTCCGGATGTGATGGTGCTGCCGTAGGGGAAACGCGAAGAAAGGCATGCCTGGGCTGGCTTGTCCCAATTGCTCAAGCCCAGTTCGCGGGCCAACAGGCGGACCTGCTCCTTGGTCGCTCCGATCTTCGCCAGCGGGTGCAGGACGCCCGCCTCATCGCCGGCCCTGATGCCCGGGCGGAAGTCGCCGCGGTCTTCGGCGTTGACACCATCGGCCATCACCGCGATGCTTTCTGCCGCCGCCAGCTTTCCGAGCTTCAGCCAGAGCTCCGACTTGCAGTGGTAACATCTGTCGCTGGAATTGTCACAAAAATCTTCATTGTCAAGCTCACGGGTCTCGACGACCGCATGCCTGACTCCCAGCGATGTTGCCAGCTGCCGGGCCTGGGCCAGCTCACTTTCAGGCAGCGTCTCCGAATCCGCGGTGACGGCCAGGACGTTGCCTTTGCCCAGCGCCTCCGCAGCTGCGGCAACTACCACGGATGAGTCGACACCGCCGGAAAAGGCGACCAGCAGCCGGCCGCAAGGTTCGAGCTCGGACAGCAGTCCCCGCAGCAGCCGCTTTATTTCAGATCTTTTGTTTTCCTGTAAAGTCTCGCCCATCAGCATTCCATATTCCCGATCATCAATCTTCCATGAAGATGTCAATCTCCCGGGTGTTTCCTTCCACGATACGGAAAGCGTGGCACTCCGGTTCAGAGTTCATGAGTGAAACGATGAGATAGGCCGCGTCCGGATAAAAAGCCAGTTCCCGGTCATGGTCGGAAGGAAACGCCGGGGAGTGGGGGTGGGAGTGAAAGATCGCGACCAGATCGAGAGCCTCGCGCTCCATCTCGTCAAAAACGCGGAACTGCTCTTCGGAGTCCATCTGATAGAAGACCTCGCTGTGCTCGGCATTCTCCATCAGAAATACCCTGAGCACGCGGCCCTCGCTGTTTCCGGCAAGAACGCCGCAGGCTTCCTCGGGACGGCATGCAAGGGCGTGACCGATGATGGTCTCCAGCTGCGCTGGTGACAGCCGCAGGCTTTCGGCCATCAGGAAGTGCCGGGCGCCTGCGTCTCGCAGGTATAGGCGTACTCGATCAGCTCGGTGATGGTGGGCTTCTCGCCACATACGGGGCACTTGGGATTGCGAGGCGCATTAACCTCATGGAATCGCAACTCCTCGGCATCGAACTGTAGCAGCCGGTTGAACAGCGGCGTGCCGACTCCGGTGACGATCTTCAGGACCTCGGTGGCCTGGAGCGTGCCCACGACGCCGGCGACCGCGCCCAGAACGCCGGCTTCGGCACAGCTGGGAACGGTGCCCGGCGGGGGTGGCTCCTCAAAAACGCAACGGTAACAGGCGGTCTCGCCACCGTGGATACTCATTATCAGGCCCATGAACCTGAGGATGCCTCCTTCGACCAGGTACTTCTGCTTCATGACGCAGGCGTCATTGATCAGGTATCTGGTCGGAAAATTGTCAACGCCGTCGACGACGATGTCATACTTGTCGATCAGGGGGAGGATGTTGTCCTTGTGCAGGCGCTCATGATAGACGTCAACCTCGATGTGGGGGTTGATCTGCTTCATGGTCTCGCTGGCGCTGTGGACCTTCGGTTTCTCGATGTCCGCGGTGGCGTGGATGACCTGGCGCTGCAGATTGGTCACGTCGACGACGTCATCCTCGATGACGCCGATACGGCCGATTCCGGCAGCCGCCAGATAAAGCAGCACCGGCGACCCGAGCCCGCCTGCCCCGACGACCAGCACCCTGGCGTCCTTGAGCTTCTGCTGGCCTGTGCCGCCTACCTCAGTCAGGATTATATGCCGCGAATAACGCAGGATTTCTTCGTCGCTTAGATTAAACAAGATCCTCCACCCATGAAATAAAGGAAGTCGATCCGGTCGCCCTTATTGATGGGAATATTCTCAAAATCGCGCCTGTTGAGGACGTTACCGTTGATACGCACGTTGGCGTAGGCTGCTTTTTCACCCTGGGATTCGAGCAGGGAGCGAATGTCCCTGGCGCCGTGATAATCAAGCGGTTTGCCCTGAACGACGAGCTCCAGGCATTCCTGGCTGCGGCTCGCCTCATTATCTTTCAATGATAGCATCCGCGCCTCCTTTTCTGAATTCGAACCGAATTCGCTCATTTTTTATCAGCCACCACCCATTATCCACCCGCTTTTTTGACGTAGATCTCGGCAAAGCCTTCCCTGTCTTCTATTCCAAGAACCTGGTGGCCGTTGCCCCGAACCCATTGAGGCAGGTCGTTCTTGCTTACGGGGTCATCGGTCAGTACCTTGACGATGCCGCCGCCTCCAAGCTGCTCGAGGGCCAGAGCGGTCTTCACCGACGGCATCGGGCACTTGAGCCCGCGGGCGTCGAGCAGAACATCTTCCTTCACATCCATTAATCCTCCACTTCGGGACACGTCAAACGATTGACGGCGCCTGTATCAGGCATTTCCAAATAGCTGTGTGGTCAGATAACGCTCACCTGTATCCGGCAGGATCACCACGAACATCTTGCCTTTGCTCGAAGGCCGCCTGGCGATCGAAAGAGCAGCAAATGCGGCCGATCCTGACGATATGCCACAGAGTATACCTTCCTCGGAAGCCAGGCGCCTCGCCGTCAGCTCCGCATCTTCGTTGGACACCTGATAGATCTCATCGTAAATAGCGGTATTGAGTACATCGGGAACGAATCCCGCGCCGATTCCCTGAATGCGGTGCGGCCCGGGGTCGCCGCCGGAGAGGACCGGCGATGCCTTGGGCTCGACCGCCACCAGCTGCACGGAAGGCTTTCGCTCCTTTAGCACCTCGCCGGCGCCGGTGATGGTTCCTCCGGTGCCGACTCCGGCGACCAGGAAATCAACCGCGCCTTCGGTATCACGCCAGATCTCTTCGGCGGTCGTGCGGCGGTGGACTTCTGGATTCTCCGGATTCTTGAACTGCTGCGGCACATAGGCGTCGCCATAATCTTCCGCCAGCGCATCGGCCTTTTCGACAGCGCCCCTCATGCCTTCAGGCCCGGGGGTCAGGACCAGCTCGGCCCCATACGCCTTGAGCAGCATGCGGCGCTCGATGCTCATCGTCTCCGGCATCGTCAGTATCAATTTGTATCCACGGGTGGCGCAGACGAG harbors:
- the cysE gene encoding serine O-acetyltransferase is translated as MGIVKKTGLLFLAAAGGSGYFWLNRTGELNRTLGVIRRDVSAIQERDPAAANLIETLTCYSGLHAILLHRMAHFMYEQRLPVVPRIVSQFSRFVTGVEIHPAAQIGEGFFIDHGSGVVIGETTEVGENVTLYQGVTLGGTGKETGKRHPTLMDNVTVGAGAKVLGSVTVGENAKIGAGSIVIHDVPPDSTVVGNPGRPVRERGRKVGAADVDWTHLPDPVADAMQSLVRRLVELENEFKSAFPEKREEIEKAQEEGERELDRVFDYYRGSGI
- a CDS encoding DUF211 domain-containing protein is translated as MSKVRRLVLDVLKPHQPTILDLAVKLGDLEGVEGTDLVLNEIDNKVENIKITLEGPYINFDEVAAVIQESGGSIHSIDKVSTGKELIEEANTPQDITARWMR
- a CDS encoding NIL domain-containing protein — protein: MKTQRLELTFPEKLIKKPIIYELVRDFNVIPNIRRANVDENFGWMVLELSGDDERLEKAFKHLQDIGVEVEYLESFVE
- the pcrA gene encoding DNA helicase PcrA codes for the protein MAKPSLDQLLSDLNEPQRQAVVCPGGPLLVLAGAGSGKTRVLTHRVAFLIAAQGVKPNEVLAITFTNKAASEMKERVESLLGPIARTMWVSTFHAACARILRKEAQQLGYRRNFTIYDAGDQVRVVKQCLKELGLDPKRFPAKGIHAVISSAKNRLLDAEAFGETIDNFFDDTVSSVYTLYQKKLFANNAMDFDDLLMRTVDLFVRFPERLDHYQRSFRHILVDEYQDTNHAQYMLVNLLGREHRNICVVGDDDQSIYSWRGADVRNILDFKQDYPEATVIKLEQNYRSTQSILSAANEVISNNGERMSKDLWTDLGQGEPVKVTEVEDEHGEARYVAGEISRLEQKEDIRHGDIAVFYRVNAQSRVLEDLLIRYGIPYRIVGGTKFYERAEIKDALAYMLVLDNPRDSVSFSRIVNSPKRGIGAASVAALARFAEVEGVSMLEAAARAGDIADLRPAAVNALGNFSAQMAELAGTAANSPVAETLEEVLTGSGYLEALSAERTVEAEGRIENLQEFVGVAEEYDNIHSEGTLREFLQEISLYTDIDKLAEAEQAITLMTLHNAKGLEFPVVFIIGAEEGVFPHSRSMEEQNLDEERRLCYVGMTRAKKRLYFTYTTTRNLYGSRNYNMASRFLGELPEELVEFEQIRPARSRFGGGFGGHAGFFDQSEAPDVEPGAGAHETPSFFNVGDKVVHATFGEGVITGVERGGTVAVRFSVDGSERKLMVDYAPLRKA
- the thiS gene encoding sulfur carrier protein ThiS, yielding MLSLKDNEASRSQECLELVVQGKPLDYHGARDIRSLLESQGEKAAYANVRINGNVLNRRDFENIPINKGDRIDFLYFMGGGSCLI
- the moeB gene encoding molybdopterin-synthase adenylyltransferase MoeB, with translation MFNLSDEEILRYSRHIILTEVGGTGQQKLKDARVLVVGAGGLGSPVLLYLAAAGIGRIGVIEDDVVDVTNLQRQVIHATADIEKPKVHSASETMKQINPHIEVDVYHERLHKDNILPLIDKYDIVVDGVDNFPTRYLINDACVMKQKYLVEGGILRFMGLIMSIHGGETACYRCVFEEPPPPGTVPSCAEAGVLGAVAGVVGTLQATEVLKIVTGVGTPLFNRLLQFDAEELRFHEVNAPRNPKCPVCGEKPTITELIEYAYTCETQAPGTS
- a CDS encoding sulfurtransferase TusA family protein; the encoded protein is MDVKEDVLLDARGLKCPMPSVKTALALEQLGGGGIVKVLTDDPVSKNDLPQWVRGNGHQVLGIEDREGFAEIYVKKAGG
- the larE gene encoding ATP-dependent sacrificial sulfur transferase LarE, translating into MGETLQENKRSEIKRLLRGLLSELEPCGRLLVAFSGGVDSSVVVAAAAEALGKGNVLAVTADSETLPESELAQARQLATSLGVRHAVVETRELDNEDFCDNSSDRCYHCKSELWLKLGKLAAAESIAVMADGVNAEDRGDFRPGIRAGDEAGVLHPLAKIGATKEQVRLLARELGLSNWDKPAQACLSSRFPYGSTITSGGLRRVEQAEEFLRSLGLSQFRVRDHGDTARIEAATTDLPGLASQPRRDEVVTALKALGYKYVTVDLEGFRSGSMNEAIR
- a CDS encoding M67 family metallopeptidase, with the translated sequence MAESLRLSPAQLETIIGHALACRPEEACGVLAGNSEGRVLRVFLMENAEHSEVFYQMDSEEQFRVFDEMEREALDLVAIFHSHPHSPAFPSDHDRELAFYPDAAYLIVSLMNSEPECHAFRIVEGNTREIDIFMED
- the cysK gene encoding cysteine synthase A translates to MNIANNLSELIGNTPMVRLGKLSAGLDVDIIGKLESFNPGGSVKDRIGLAMIEAAEKEGAITPGKSVIIEPTSGNTGIALALVCATRGYKLILTMPETMSIERRMLLKAYGAELVLTPGPEGMRGAVEKADALAEDYGDAYVPQQFKNPENPEVHRRTTAEEIWRDTEGAVDFLVAGVGTGGTITGAGEVLKERKPSVQLVAVEPKASPVLSGGDPGPHRIQGIGAGFVPDVLNTAIYDEIYQVSNEDAELTARRLASEEGILCGISSGSAAFAALSIARRPSSKGKMFVVILPDTGERYLTTQLFGNA